The proteins below are encoded in one region of Qipengyuania sp. HL-TH1:
- the purL gene encoding phosphoribosylformylglycinamidine synthase subunit PurL produces MATVESAITPEVVEQHGLSPAEYERVLHALGREPNLVELGIFSVMWSEHCSYKSSRLHLKKLPTEAPWVICGPGENAGVIDIGDGQAAIFKMESHNHPSYIEPYQGAATGVGGILRDVFTMGARPVANANALRFGRPDHPKMQHLVKGVVSGIGGYGNCVGVPTVCGETNFHPAYDGNILVNAMTVGVADQDKIFYSAATGVGNPIVYVGSKTGRDGIHGATMASADFEEDADAKRPTVQVGDPFTEKLLIEACLELMATDAIVAIQDMGAAGLTSSSVEMATNGKAGIRLDMNKVPCREDGMTPYEMMLSESQERMLMVLKPGKEAMAQAIFDKWELDFAIIGEVTDTQHMVLEFDGEVVCDIPLGPLAADAPEYDRPYLSKEDYTAWAGIAPMRERPDTDDVGGDVMKLLASPNLSSRRWIAEQYDSQVGADTLQTGGDAGVVRVHGTKKALAITTDCTPRYVHADPYEGGKQAIAEAYRNLCAVGARPLAVTNCLNFANPQRPEIMSQFVHALEGMGAACRLLDFPIVSGNVSLYNESKATGGGSAILPTPAIGGVGLIDDYDRMMTMPFKAAGEAIYLIRAEHWATPDPERSHLGKSLWLSEIHGRDEGRTPPTDLTVEKNAGRIVRQLIADGLVSAVHDVSDGGLAIALAEMAMAGGIGAAVEWHTDYTQAQWWFGEDQGRYVVTVPDTEALNRALAKGTESDETASIGFRRIGKTGGSTLFGKSVDEMRAAHQSFFADWMEG; encoded by the coding sequence ATGGCAACAGTCGAATCCGCGATCACCCCCGAAGTCGTCGAACAGCACGGCCTCAGCCCCGCAGAATACGAACGCGTCCTGCACGCGCTGGGCCGCGAGCCCAATCTGGTGGAGCTGGGCATCTTCTCGGTCATGTGGTCCGAGCATTGCAGCTACAAGAGCTCGCGGCTGCATCTCAAGAAACTGCCGACCGAGGCGCCCTGGGTAATCTGCGGCCCCGGCGAGAATGCCGGCGTCATCGATATCGGCGACGGGCAGGCCGCCATCTTCAAGATGGAGAGCCACAACCACCCGAGCTATATCGAACCCTACCAGGGCGCGGCGACCGGCGTCGGCGGTATCCTGCGCGATGTCTTCACCATGGGCGCGCGCCCAGTGGCCAATGCCAATGCGCTGCGCTTCGGGCGGCCCGACCACCCCAAGATGCAGCACCTCGTCAAGGGCGTCGTCTCCGGCATCGGCGGCTATGGCAATTGCGTCGGCGTGCCCACTGTATGCGGCGAGACCAATTTCCATCCCGCCTATGACGGCAACATTCTCGTCAACGCGATGACCGTGGGCGTGGCCGACCAGGACAAGATCTTCTATTCCGCCGCCACCGGCGTGGGCAATCCGATCGTCTATGTCGGCTCAAAGACCGGCCGCGACGGGATTCACGGCGCGACCATGGCCAGCGCCGATTTCGAGGAAGACGCCGATGCCAAGCGCCCCACCGTGCAGGTGGGCGACCCCTTCACCGAAAAGCTGCTGATCGAGGCCTGCCTCGAACTCATGGCGACCGACGCGATTGTCGCGATCCAAGATATGGGCGCGGCGGGCCTGACCTCGTCCAGCGTAGAGATGGCGACCAATGGCAAGGCGGGCATCCGTCTCGACATGAACAAGGTGCCGTGCCGCGAAGACGGGATGACCCCCTACGAGATGATGCTGAGCGAAAGCCAGGAGCGGATGCTCATGGTCCTCAAGCCCGGCAAGGAAGCCATGGCGCAGGCCATTTTCGACAAGTGGGAGCTCGATTTCGCGATCATCGGCGAAGTCACCGATACGCAGCACATGGTGCTCGAATTCGATGGCGAGGTCGTCTGCGACATTCCGCTCGGCCCGCTGGCAGCCGACGCACCCGAATACGATCGGCCCTACCTGTCCAAGGAAGACTACACTGCCTGGGCGGGCATTGCGCCGATGCGCGAGCGTCCCGACACCGACGATGTGGGCGGTGACGTGATGAAGCTGCTCGCCTCGCCCAACCTGTCCTCGCGCCGCTGGATCGCCGAACAATACGACAGCCAGGTCGGCGCGGACACACTGCAGACCGGCGGCGATGCCGGTGTCGTCCGCGTGCATGGAACGAAGAAGGCGCTCGCGATCACCACCGATTGCACCCCGCGCTATGTTCATGCCGATCCCTATGAAGGCGGCAAGCAGGCGATTGCCGAGGCCTACCGCAATCTGTGCGCGGTTGGCGCGCGCCCGCTGGCGGTGACCAATTGCCTCAATTTCGCCAACCCGCAGCGCCCCGAGATCATGAGCCAGTTCGTCCATGCGCTCGAAGGCATGGGCGCGGCCTGCCGTCTGCTCGACTTCCCGATCGTGTCGGGCAATGTATCGCTCTACAATGAAAGCAAGGCGACCGGGGGTGGCAGCGCGATCCTGCCCACGCCCGCGATCGGCGGCGTCGGCTTGATCGACGATTACGACCGCATGATGACCATGCCGTTCAAGGCAGCGGGCGAAGCGATCTACCTGATCCGCGCCGAACACTGGGCGACCCCCGATCCCGAACGCTCGCATCTGGGCAAATCGCTGTGGCTGTCCGAAATCCATGGCCGCGACGAAGGCCGCACCCCGCCGACCGACCTCACCGTTGAGAAGAACGCGGGCCGGATCGTGCGCCAGCTGATTGCCGACGGGCTGGTCAGCGCCGTGCATGACGTATCGGATGGCGGACTGGCGATTGCGCTGGCCGAAATGGCGATGGCGGGCGGGATCGGCGCCGCGGTCGAATGGCACACGGACTATACGCAGGCACAGTGGTGGTTCGGCGAGGATCAGGGCCGGTATGTGGTGACCGTGCCCGATACCGAGGCGCTCAACCGCGCGCTGGCCAAGGGGACCGAAAGCGACGAAACCGCCTCGATCGGTTTCCGCCGCATCGGCAAGACCGGCGGCAGCACGCTGTTCGGCAAGAGCGTCGATGAAATGCGTGCCGCGCACCAGAGCTTCTTCGCCGACTGGATGGAAGGCTGA
- a CDS encoding DUF2177 family protein, giving the protein MTWIVAVIAVALVFGALDAVWLSWAGPNFYRPKLGDLLADSFRMAPALVFYAAYVAAVVWFAVRPGLAHGIASAALNGALLGAICYATYDLTNQATLRSWSTTVTIADIVWGAFATAVAASAATFAADKFG; this is encoded by the coding sequence ATGACGTGGATTGTCGCTGTCATCGCTGTGGCGTTGGTGTTCGGGGCCTTGGATGCGGTGTGGCTGAGCTGGGCCGGACCCAATTTCTATCGCCCCAAACTCGGCGATCTTCTGGCTGACAGTTTCCGCATGGCGCCCGCGCTGGTATTCTACGCTGCCTATGTCGCCGCGGTCGTCTGGTTCGCGGTGCGCCCGGGCCTCGCCCACGGGATCGCGTCCGCCGCGCTCAATGGCGCCCTGCTGGGCGCGATCTGTTATGCGACCTATGATTTGACCAACCAGGCCACGCTGCGGAGCTGGTCGACCACGGTTACCATCGCCGACATCGTTTGGGGCGCGTTCGCTACGGCAGTCGCGGCAAGCGCCGCCACCTTCGCCGCCGACAAGTTCGGCTAG
- a CDS encoding exodeoxyribonuclease VII small subunit translates to MAEEQSQISDLSFEQALRELEGVVRRLESGDVPLDESIDLYERGEKLRKACQARLDAAQARIEKIVAGADGKPAGTEPFDAGGAA, encoded by the coding sequence ATGGCAGAGGAACAGTCACAGATTTCGGATTTGAGCTTCGAGCAGGCACTGCGCGAACTCGAGGGTGTGGTTCGCCGGCTTGAGAGCGGCGATGTGCCGCTGGACGAGAGCATCGATCTCTACGAGCGCGGTGAAAAACTGCGCAAGGCGTGCCAGGCGCGGCTCGATGCGGCGCAGGCGCGGATCGAGAAGATCGTGGCAGGCGCCGACGGCAAACCGGCGGGCACCGAGCCCTTCGATGCAGGCGGCGCCGCGTGA
- a CDS encoding farnesyl diphosphate synthase, with translation MTVVTALPDLLGEAFERVQADIDSAFDAFLPVPDDTRARLVEAMRYAAIGGGKRVRPLLLVATADLFGVNRSAAINAGCAVEAIHAYSLIHDDLPCMDDDELRHGKPTVHTAFDEATAVLAGDCLHALAFDILSQPDTSTDPFVRAELVATLARASGHDGMAGGQMMDIMSEEQAYDLRQITRLQQLKTGALLAASVEMGAVLGRVPPEGRAHLRAYARDIGLAFQIADDLLDVEGDEERAGKALRKDEVQGKQTFVTLMGVEQARAQATMLVEQAGRHLASHGEDARLLVELARFIVKRDH, from the coding sequence GTGACGGTGGTTACCGCGCTGCCGGACCTGCTTGGCGAGGCGTTCGAGCGGGTCCAGGCCGATATCGACAGCGCGTTCGACGCGTTTCTTCCCGTCCCCGACGATACCCGCGCGCGGCTGGTCGAGGCGATGCGCTATGCCGCGATCGGCGGCGGCAAGCGGGTGCGCCCGCTGCTGCTCGTCGCGACCGCCGACCTGTTCGGGGTCAACCGCAGCGCGGCGATCAATGCCGGCTGCGCAGTCGAGGCAATCCATGCCTATTCGCTGATCCACGATGATCTGCCCTGCATGGACGACGATGAATTGCGGCACGGCAAACCCACCGTGCACACCGCCTTCGACGAAGCGACCGCCGTGCTTGCGGGCGATTGCCTGCATGCCTTGGCTTTCGATATCCTGAGCCAGCCCGATACCAGCACCGATCCCTTCGTCCGTGCCGAGCTGGTCGCCACGCTCGCCCGCGCCAGCGGTCATGACGGTATGGCGGGCGGGCAGATGATGGACATCATGTCCGAAGAACAGGCCTACGACCTGCGCCAGATCACCCGCCTCCAGCAGCTCAAGACGGGCGCACTGCTCGCTGCCAGCGTCGAGATGGGGGCCGTACTCGGCCGCGTGCCACCCGAAGGACGGGCGCATTTGCGCGCCTATGCCCGTGATATCGGCCTCGCCTTCCAGATCGCCGACGACCTACTCGACGTCGAAGGCGACGAGGAACGCGCCGGCAAGGCCCTGCGCAAGGACGAGGTGCAGGGCAAGCAGACATTCGTCACGCTGATGGGCGTCGAACAGGCGCGCGCGCAGGCGACCATGCTGGTCGAACAGGCCGGACGGCACCTCGCCAGCCATGGCGAGGATGCGCGGCTGCTGGTTGAGCTGGCGCGTTTCATCGTGAAGAGGGATCATTAA
- the coaD gene encoding pantetheine-phosphate adenylyltransferase, whose product MAKRIGIYPGTFDPITLGHMDIIERGAKLVDELIIGVTTNIAKSPMFDDDERIAMVEREVAGIKSQSIRVVGFNSLLMDFAQQMGAGIVIRGIRGVTDFEYEYQLTGMNRQLNDQIETVFLMADVELQPIASRLVKEIAFYGGPIGKFVTPAVRADVEARVQKLGPRGG is encoded by the coding sequence ATGGCCAAGCGTATCGGCATTTACCCCGGGACCTTCGATCCGATCACGCTCGGGCATATGGATATCATCGAGCGCGGCGCGAAGCTGGTTGACGAGCTGATCATCGGTGTCACGACCAATATCGCCAAGTCGCCCATGTTCGACGATGACGAGCGTATCGCGATGGTCGAACGCGAAGTGGCGGGCATCAAGAGCCAGAGCATCCGCGTGGTCGGCTTCAATTCGCTGCTGATGGACTTTGCCCAGCAGATGGGTGCGGGCATCGTCATCCGCGGAATCCGCGGCGTGACCGATTTCGAATATGAATACCAGCTCACGGGCATGAACCGGCAACTCAACGACCAGATCGAAACCGTCTTCCTGATGGCCGATGTCGAACTGCAGCCGATCGCCAGCCGTCTGGTCAAGGAAATCGCTTTCTATGGCGGCCCGATCGGGAAGTTCGTGACCCCTGCCGTTCGCGCCGATGTCGAGGCACGGGTGCAGAAGCTCGGCCCCCGCGGCGGCTGA
- a CDS encoding peptidylprolyl isomerase, with protein sequence MLKTSLAIAATLSLAAAPFAAQAQEADPTVAAEAEADTRVFTPVNFDVTEDRENILLLDLSNGERVSIRLKPDWAPNHVERVKTLTRQGFYDGIIFHRVIDGFMAQTGDPTGTGTGGSELPDIAAEFHRMPHVRGSVSMARSSSPDSANSQFFLVFYPRFNLDENYTNFGRVIANMAAVDAIERGEPPANPTRILQASIAADNKPVPAMPALSVPDAAISASDLNAPIGN encoded by the coding sequence ATGCTCAAGACTTCGCTTGCCATTGCTGCCACGCTTTCGCTTGCCGCGGCCCCCTTTGCCGCCCAGGCGCAGGAAGCTGACCCGACGGTTGCCGCCGAAGCGGAAGCCGATACGCGCGTATTCACGCCGGTCAATTTCGACGTGACCGAGGACCGCGAAAACATCCTGCTGCTCGACCTGTCGAATGGTGAACGCGTATCGATCCGGCTGAAGCCCGACTGGGCACCCAACCATGTCGAGCGGGTCAAGACGCTGACCCGGCAGGGGTTTTATGACGGGATCATTTTCCACCGCGTGATCGACGGGTTCATGGCGCAGACCGGCGATCCGACCGGCACCGGCACCGGCGGTTCGGAATTGCCCGACATTGCGGCGGAATTCCACCGCATGCCGCATGTCCGCGGAAGCGTGTCGATGGCGCGCTCGTCCAGCCCCGACAGCGCGAACAGCCAGTTCTTCCTGGTCTTCTATCCGCGCTTCAATCTCGACGAGAATTACACCAATTTCGGGCGCGTCATTGCCAATATGGCCGCCGTCGACGCGATCGAGCGCGGCGAGCCGCCCGCGAACCCCACCCGGATCCTCCAGGCGTCGATCGCTGCGGACAACAAGCCGGTCCCCGCCATGCCCGCGCTAAGCGTGCCCGATGCGGCAATTTCGGCCAGCGATCTGAACGCGCCGATCGGCAACTGA
- the queA gene encoding tRNA preQ1(34) S-adenosylmethionine ribosyltransferase-isomerase QueA has translation MKVDLFDFELPPERIALRPARPRDAARMLVVHGEGPFKDRGVRDLPHMLRAGDVLVFNDTRVIPAQLEGRRGEAKIGATLHKRIDLRRWQAFVRNAKRLRVGDIAEFGGGVTALAEERLPDGSFVLAFAGDEPVEVLLERAGRMPLPPYIAGKRATDARDREDYQTMFAQEDGAVAAPTAALHFTPELMASLAEAGVGTETLTLHVGAGTFLPVKADDTDDHAMHAEWGRIEPAVAARLNAVRKTGGRVIAVGTTSLRLLESATGEDGVIQPFAGDTAIFITPGYRFRAIDGLMTNFHLPKSTLMMLVSALMGRDRMMAAYEHAIAQEYRFYSYGDSSLLLP, from the coding sequence ATGAAAGTCGACCTCTTCGATTTCGAACTCCCGCCCGAACGGATTGCGCTGCGCCCGGCGCGTCCGCGCGATGCTGCGCGCATGCTCGTCGTCCACGGGGAAGGCCCCTTCAAGGACCGCGGCGTGCGCGACCTGCCGCATATGCTGCGCGCGGGCGATGTGCTGGTGTTCAACGATACGCGCGTGATCCCCGCGCAGCTTGAAGGCCGCCGGGGCGAGGCCAAGATCGGTGCCACGCTGCACAAGCGGATCGACTTGCGCCGCTGGCAGGCCTTCGTGCGCAATGCCAAGAGATTGCGGGTCGGTGATATCGCCGAATTCGGCGGAGGGGTAACCGCGCTCGCCGAAGAGCGGCTTCCCGATGGCAGCTTCGTGCTCGCGTTCGCAGGCGACGAACCGGTCGAGGTCCTGCTCGAGCGGGCAGGGCGGATGCCGCTGCCGCCCTATATCGCCGGCAAGCGCGCCACCGACGCGCGCGACCGCGAAGACTACCAGACCATGTTCGCGCAGGAGGATGGCGCGGTCGCCGCACCCACCGCCGCGCTACATTTCACGCCCGAGCTAATGGCGTCGCTGGCTGAGGCCGGGGTTGGGACCGAAACACTCACGCTGCATGTCGGGGCAGGGACCTTCCTGCCGGTCAAGGCGGACGACACCGACGACCATGCGATGCATGCCGAATGGGGCCGGATCGAACCTGCAGTCGCCGCCCGGCTCAATGCAGTGCGCAAGACCGGCGGCAGGGTCATCGCGGTCGGCACCACCAGCCTGCGCCTGCTTGAAAGCGCGACGGGCGAAGACGGCGTGATCCAGCCGTTTGCGGGCGATACGGCCATCTTCATCACGCCGGGTTACCGGTTTCGCGCGATCGACGGGCTGATGACCAATTTCCACCTGCCCAAATCGACACTGATGATGCTGGTGAGCGCGTTGATGGGGCGCGATCGGATGATGGCTGCTTACGAGCACGCTATTGCGCAGGAATACCGCTTCTATAGCTATGGCGATTCCTCGCTGCTGCTTCCCTGA
- a CDS encoding TetR/AcrR family transcriptional regulator has product MLTVSTSPASYHHGNLRDALLAAGLEALEGAEGKAPSLRELARQVGVSATAVYRHFPDKQALDKALAQEGLALLGSEQAKAAKKAGGGAAGFAETGRTYVRFALAHPALFRLMFTQGHPVDDRDAPDQARELLTAHTQALTSDPERAETLALQAWSIAHGIAMLMLDGRISADDALIDRLLDTDNVFP; this is encoded by the coding sequence ATGCTAACAGTGTCAACATCGCCTGCCAGCTACCATCACGGCAATTTGCGCGACGCCCTGCTCGCCGCCGGGCTGGAAGCGCTCGAAGGGGCCGAGGGCAAGGCCCCCTCGCTGCGCGAACTGGCGCGCCAAGTCGGGGTTTCGGCGACTGCAGTGTATCGCCATTTTCCCGACAAGCAGGCGCTCGACAAGGCGCTTGCGCAAGAGGGCCTCGCGCTACTCGGAAGCGAGCAGGCGAAAGCAGCGAAGAAAGCGGGCGGCGGTGCCGCGGGCTTTGCCGAGACGGGGCGGACCTATGTCCGCTTCGCGCTCGCGCATCCCGCGCTTTTCCGGCTGATGTTCACGCAGGGCCACCCGGTCGACGACCGCGATGCACCCGATCAGGCGCGCGAGTTACTCACCGCGCATACCCAGGCGCTCACCAGCGATCCCGAACGCGCCGAAACGCTCGCACTGCAGGCCTGGTCGATTGCGCACGGGATTGCGATGCTGATGCTCGACGGGCGCATCAGCGCCGATGATGCGCTGATCGACCGCTTGCTCGATACAGACAACGTGTTCCCCTAG
- a CDS encoding carotenoid oxygenase family protein, with amino-acid sequence MASVIEKTIRKAVTPALQAVASINRTRLPGAEDNPFLHGIHTPLAEEFTLDNLAVTGTIPAELDGRYVRIGPNPFGETGKGHHWFLGDGMVHGVRLKDGKAEWYRNRFIRSAELEGKGGPPAVGGPRRGFGDTVNTNVLDIGGTIMALVEANSFPVQLDGNLDSVAYSDFGGGLTGSFTAHPHQCPDTGEYHAICYDGPSQDTIRHVAMDRHGKVLRETEIAVKHGPSIHDCALTENFVVILDLPVTFSMQALMSGHKFPYRWNRDHKARVGLLPRGATGDEVVWHEVDPCYVFHVGNSFEDETGQVIIDVCPYETIFDGEMPGPYGKALGLERWTVDGQGGKVTRRTMDAAGQEFPRPDERYFTKPHRYLWSMGMPEDGDLDFVAPMPLYRHDLATGERVQHVFGEGRIPGEFVFVPRSADAPEGDGWVMGYVIDRNHGTSALEILDAMSLSPVAAVHIPHLIPPGFHGNWIAAS; translated from the coding sequence ATGGCAAGCGTCATCGAGAAAACCATCCGCAAGGCAGTTACACCCGCACTTCAGGCGGTTGCCAGCATCAATCGCACCCGTCTGCCGGGTGCGGAGGACAATCCGTTCCTGCACGGCATCCATACACCGCTGGCCGAGGAATTCACGCTCGATAACCTGGCGGTGACCGGCACCATTCCCGCCGAACTCGATGGCCGCTATGTCCGGATCGGTCCCAATCCTTTCGGCGAAACCGGCAAGGGCCACCACTGGTTTCTGGGCGATGGGATGGTGCACGGCGTCCGGCTGAAGGATGGCAAGGCCGAATGGTATCGCAACCGCTTCATCCGCTCCGCCGAGCTTGAAGGCAAGGGCGGCCCGCCGGCCGTGGGCGGCCCGCGCCGCGGCTTTGGCGACACCGTCAACACCAATGTCCTCGATATCGGTGGGACGATCATGGCGCTGGTCGAGGCCAACAGCTTCCCGGTCCAGCTCGACGGCAATCTCGACAGCGTCGCCTATTCCGATTTCGGCGGCGGGCTGACCGGCTCCTTCACCGCGCATCCGCATCAATGCCCAGATACGGGCGAATATCACGCGATCTGCTACGATGGTCCGTCGCAGGACACCATTCGCCACGTCGCCATGGACCGGCACGGCAAGGTGCTGCGCGAAACCGAAATCGCGGTAAAGCATGGACCCTCGATCCACGATTGCGCGCTAACCGAGAACTTCGTGGTGATCCTCGACCTGCCGGTCACCTTCTCGATGCAGGCGCTGATGTCAGGCCACAAATTCCCCTATCGCTGGAACCGCGACCACAAGGCGCGGGTCGGATTGCTGCCGCGCGGCGCCACGGGCGACGAGGTCGTGTGGCACGAGGTCGACCCCTGCTATGTCTTTCATGTCGGCAACAGTTTCGAAGATGAAACCGGCCAGGTGATCATCGACGTCTGCCCCTATGAGACCATTTTCGACGGCGAGATGCCGGGGCCCTATGGCAAGGCGCTCGGGCTCGAACGCTGGACGGTCGACGGGCAGGGCGGGAAGGTCACCCGCCGCACCATGGACGCAGCGGGCCAGGAATTTCCCCGGCCGGACGAGCGCTATTTCACCAAGCCTCATCGCTATCTCTGGTCGATGGGCATGCCCGAAGACGGGGATCTGGATTTTGTCGCGCCGATGCCGCTCTATCGCCACGATCTCGCCACTGGCGAACGCGTGCAGCACGTTTTCGGCGAAGGGCGCATTCCCGGTGAATTCGTCTTTGTTCCGCGATCCGCCGACGCGCCCGAAGGCGATGGCTGGGTGATGGGATATGTGATCGACCGCAACCACGGCACCAGCGCACTCGAAATACTCGACGCGATGAGCCTTTCCCCGGTCGCAGCGGTCCATATCCCGCATCTCATCCCACCGGGCTTCCACGGCAACTGGATCGCCGCTAGCTAG
- a CDS encoding ABC transporter ATP-binding protein has product MDPILELSGLSKVYPGGLKALDHVDLTVSRGEIFALLGPNGAGKTTLIGAVCGLVRPSSGTIHAFGYDLANDWRRARSRIGLVPQELSTDMFEPVERAVSYSRGLFGLAPNRERIEEILRSLSLWDKRDERIMALSGGMKRRVLIAKALAHEPDLLFLDEPTAGVDVELRKSMWAIIDDMRSRGVTIILTTHYIEEAEMMADRVGIINRGKLLMVDEKDAMMARLGRTEAHIALAQPLTVLPPAIARFPVELEQGGTSLCYRGGDGTGKGKAEVADLTKALIAAEIDYTGIETRESSLEDIFVSLLGEGEAA; this is encoded by the coding sequence GTGGATCCGATTCTCGAACTCAGCGGCCTGTCGAAGGTCTATCCCGGCGGGCTGAAAGCGCTCGACCATGTCGATCTGACTGTCAGCAGGGGCGAGATCTTCGCACTGCTCGGTCCCAATGGGGCGGGCAAGACCACGCTGATCGGTGCGGTCTGCGGGTTGGTCCGGCCCAGTTCGGGCACGATCCACGCTTTCGGCTACGACCTCGCCAACGACTGGCGCCGGGCGCGCAGCCGTATCGGTCTGGTGCCGCAGGAGCTCAGCACCGACATGTTCGAACCCGTCGAGCGTGCGGTCAGCTATTCGCGCGGGCTATTCGGTCTTGCACCCAACCGCGAGCGGATCGAGGAAATCCTGCGCAGCCTGAGCCTGTGGGACAAGCGCGACGAGCGCATCATGGCGTTGTCGGGCGGGATGAAGCGCCGGGTGCTGATTGCCAAGGCGCTGGCGCATGAGCCCGATTTGCTGTTCCTCGACGAGCCCACCGCGGGCGTCGATGTCGAACTCCGTAAGAGCATGTGGGCGATCATCGACGACATGCGCAGCCGCGGCGTGACCATTATTCTCACCACGCATTATATCGAGGAAGCCGAGATGATGGCCGACCGCGTGGGGATCATCAATCGCGGCAAATTGCTGATGGTGGACGAGAAGGATGCCATGATGGCGCGGCTCGGCCGCACCGAGGCGCATATCGCGCTGGCCCAGCCGCTGACCGTACTGCCGCCTGCAATCGCCCGTTTCCCGGTCGAGCTGGAACAGGGCGGAACCTCGCTTTGCTATCGCGGCGGCGACGGGACCGGCAAGGGCAAGGCCGAGGTTGCCGACCTCACCAAGGCACTGATCGCCGCAGAGATCGACTACACCGGCATCGAAACGCGCGAGAGCAGCCTCGAGGACATCTTCGTCTCGCTGCTGGGCGAGGGGGAGGCGGCATGA
- a CDS encoding ABC transporter permease, producing the protein MISWRSTWSIYTRELMRFLRTAFQSVLAPVLTTSLYFIVFGAAIGGRMPDLGGVEYGAFIIPGLLMLTLLGETTSNSSFGIYMPRFTGTIYELLSAPVGVAETLIGFVGAAMTKSLLLAAIILLTARLFVDYSIAHPLLAVCYIMLVAAAFSLFGFILGIWADNFEKLGIIPMLFLTPLTFLGGTFYSIDMLPEPWDTIALANPIVYLVSGLRWTFYGSSDVDIGISFGITLGFLATCVAVIAYIFKTGWRLRA; encoded by the coding sequence ATGATCTCCTGGCGTTCGACCTGGTCGATCTACACCCGTGAACTGATGCGGTTCCTGCGCACCGCGTTCCAGTCGGTGCTTGCGCCGGTGCTGACCACTTCGCTCTATTTCATCGTCTTCGGCGCGGCGATCGGCGGGCGCATGCCCGATCTCGGGGGGGTCGAGTATGGCGCCTTCATCATTCCCGGCCTGCTGATGCTCACACTGCTGGGCGAGACCACCAGCAATTCCAGTTTCGGCATCTACATGCCGCGCTTTACCGGGACGATCTACGAACTGCTCAGCGCGCCGGTGGGCGTTGCCGAAACGCTGATCGGTTTCGTCGGGGCCGCAATGACCAAGAGCCTGCTGCTCGCCGCGATCATCCTGCTCACCGCGCGATTGTTCGTCGATTATTCGATCGCGCATCCTTTGCTGGCGGTATGCTACATCATGCTGGTCGCCGCGGCCTTCAGCCTGTTCGGCTTCATCCTCGGCATCTGGGCGGACAATTTCGAGAAGCTCGGCATCATCCCGATGCTGTTCCTGACCCCGCTGACCTTTCTCGGCGGGACCTTCTATTCGATCGATATGCTGCCCGAACCGTGGGACACGATCGCGCTCGCCAATCCGATCGTCTATCTGGTCAGCGGCTTGCGCTGGACCTTTTACGGATCGAGCGATGTCGATATTGGGATCAGCTTCGGCATCACGCTTGGCTTCCTCGCAACCTGCGTCGCGGTGATCGCTTATATCTTCAAGACCGGTTGGCGCCTGCGCGCCTGA